A segment of the Gemmatimonadales bacterium genome:
GGATCTTCGCCAACGCGCACATGGCGCCGCGCGACATCCGCGTCTGCTGCCTGCTCACCGAGGGCGCGGACGCCATCCTGCGCACCGCGATCACCCGGCTGGGGCTTTCCGCTCGGGCGTATCACCGGACGCTGAAGATCGCGTGGACGGTGGCGGACCTCGCGGCGGCGGCGGCCATCGAGCCGGCGCACGTCTCGGAGGCGATCCAGTACCGGACGCTCGACCGTGGCACAGGGTGATCTACTTGCATAAATGTGCACAGACAGGTATGCTTTTATGTATGCGGACGACGATTGACATCCCGGACCAGTTGTTCCGCCGGGCCAAGAAGGAAGCCGCCGAGGAGGGGGTGACCATGCGGGAGATCGTGCTGCGGGCACTCAAGGCACACTTCGGGCAGCCGCGGGCGACCGCCTACACGTTCGACTGGCGGGTGTGCGACGGCGAATGGAATCCGGATCTGCCGCTGCACAGCCGCGAAGCGCTTGAGGAGTACCTGGGCTCCTGGAGGTCGGATCTCTACGGATGATCGCCGTCGATACCAACATCCTGGTGTATGCACTGCACCCGGCCGCCCCTCAGCATGGCGAGGCGCTCGCGCGGGTGCAGCGCCTCGCCACCGGGCGGTCTCCCTGGGCGCTGCCGTTCCCCTGCATAGGGCAGTTCCTGCGCGTGGTCACGCATCGGGCGTTCCGCCCGGTCGTGCCGTTGGCCGTAGCCTGGCACGATCTCGTAACGCTCCTCGCGTCCCCGTCGGTCCAGCTGCTGACGCCGACCGATCGCCACCTGCCGCTGCTGCGTGAAGTGCTGGAGGAGAGCGGCGCGCGAGGCGATTTGGTCTACGACGCGCAGATCGTGGCCCTGTGCCTCGAATACGGCGTGCGGGAAATCCTGACGGCCGACAAGGACTTCCGGCGATTCACCGGTATCAAGGTCACGAACCCCTTCGCCTGATGCCCATCCTCACGTCCCGCGCTCCTTCGCCCCCGCTGGCCGAGCATCCGGAGTTCGCGGTGATGCTGGTGGTCACGCTGGAGCACTTCCACTGTACGCTCGGCGAAGTGCGCGAGGACTACTGGCTGGGCCGGGTGTGGCGCGCCCTGACCGGCGACCCGGTGCTGGCGGGCCGGGTGGCGCGCGCGGGGGTATCGAACGTGTTGCTGACGGGTGCCGAGCACGGCGCTCCGCCCGCCGGCCTGAAGGAGCGCGAGCGGCTGATCTTGCACGCGCATGATCGGATCGCGGCGGACACCGGCCGCCAGATGGATTCGCTTGGCGTGGCGCTCCGGTGGTCGGAGGGGCCGGTGACTGTGACGACGGCGCCGGTGCTCTCCCTGCTCGCCCAGGTGGTCGTGG
Coding sequences within it:
- a CDS encoding ATP-dependent protease (among the AAA+ ATPases, the YifB protease family belongs to the Helix 2 insert clade; unknown function), coding for IFANAHMAPRDIRVCCLLTEGADAILRTAITRLGLSARAYHRTLKIAWTVADLAAAAAIEPAHVSEAIQYRTLDRGTG
- a CDS encoding PIN domain-containing protein codes for the protein MIAVDTNILVYALHPAAPQHGEALARVQRLATGRSPWALPFPCIGQFLRVVTHRAFRPVVPLAVAWHDLVTLLASPSVQLLTPTDRHLPLLREVLEESGARGDLVYDAQIVALCLEYGVREILTADKDFRRFTGIKVTNPFA